A genomic region of Mycobacterium sp. Aquia_213 contains the following coding sequences:
- a CDS encoding nuclear transport factor 2 family protein, translating into MEIWELAAREQIRDTLARYNWSGDAGRLDGLAETFCPDGILEIRGAEPLRGRSEIVAFLGGVTGKIAVDADVKPVVRHNVANVLFTSLTPDEAQVSCYFTVATHIGLDHFGRYRDVLVPDGDAWLIKHRKVSTDWAAADSAMGRPSPGG; encoded by the coding sequence ATGGAGATATGGGAACTGGCGGCCCGTGAGCAGATCCGTGACACGCTCGCCCGCTACAACTGGTCCGGTGACGCCGGCCGGCTTGACGGGCTTGCCGAAACATTCTGCCCAGACGGCATTCTCGAGATTCGCGGCGCCGAGCCACTGCGCGGCCGATCCGAGATCGTCGCGTTCCTGGGCGGGGTCACCGGGAAGATCGCGGTCGACGCGGACGTGAAGCCGGTCGTTCGGCACAACGTCGCCAACGTCTTGTTCACCTCGTTGACTCCCGACGAGGCGCAGGTCTCGTGTTACTTCACCGTCGCCACCCATATCGGGCTGGACCATTTCGGCCGCTATCGCGACGTCCTGGTGCCCGACGGTGACGCCTGGCTGATCAAGCACCGCAAGGTGTCGACGGATTGGGCGGCCGCCGACTCGGCGATGGGCCGGCCGTCACCCGGCGGGTGA
- a CDS encoding alpha/beta fold hydrolase: MTCVANTSAATVEHDLREISTPKGALRYYDCGPESGPVLLFLHGSGPGVTGWRNFRGILPTFAEHFRCLILEFPGFGVTDDFGGHPMVTAFGVVAPFLDALEVDKAHIVGNSMGGGVGINFAIGNPDRIDRLVTIGGIGTNIFTPSPSEGIRLLQEFVEDPTRQRLVDWLKSMVYDQTLVTDELIEERWQLATDPVTLDAARRMYGKAAFAAMNSAMAASDRPFPWATMHKLAAPTLLTWGRDDRVSPPDMALIPMRTIPNAELHIFPNSGHWAMIEAKAAFESTVLGFLSRD; this comes from the coding sequence GTGACATGCGTGGCAAATACCTCTGCAGCGACCGTCGAGCATGACCTGCGTGAAATCTCCACCCCGAAGGGCGCTTTGCGCTACTACGACTGCGGCCCAGAATCCGGTCCGGTGCTGCTGTTCCTGCACGGCTCCGGCCCCGGGGTCACCGGCTGGCGCAACTTTCGCGGGATTCTGCCCACGTTCGCCGAGCACTTCCGCTGCCTGATCCTGGAATTCCCCGGCTTCGGGGTCACCGACGATTTCGGCGGCCACCCGATGGTCACGGCGTTCGGCGTTGTCGCGCCGTTCCTGGACGCGCTCGAAGTCGACAAGGCACACATCGTCGGCAACTCAATGGGTGGCGGCGTCGGCATCAACTTCGCCATCGGCAATCCGGACCGCATCGACCGTCTGGTGACCATCGGCGGCATCGGTACCAACATCTTCACTCCCAGCCCCAGTGAGGGCATCCGGCTGTTGCAGGAGTTCGTCGAGGACCCGACCCGGCAGCGGCTCGTCGACTGGCTCAAGTCGATGGTCTACGACCAGACCCTGGTGACCGACGAACTCATCGAAGAACGCTGGCAGCTGGCCACCGATCCCGTCACGCTGGACGCCGCGCGCCGGATGTACGGCAAGGCGGCATTCGCCGCGATGAACTCCGCGATGGCGGCCTCCGACCGGCCGTTCCCATGGGCGACCATGCACAAGCTGGCCGCGCCCACGCTGCTGACGTGGGGCCGCGACGATCGGGTGAGCCCGCCTGACATGGCGCTGATTCCGATGCGCACCATCCCCAACGCGGAGCTGCATATCTTTCCGAACTCCGGGCACTGGGCCATGATCGAAGCCAAGGCGGCATTCGAAAGCACGGTCCTGGGATTCCTGTCCCGCGACTAG
- a CDS encoding nuclear transport factor 2 family protein: MTDLAELAARLRRLEDDRDIRQLIASYGPAVDAGDPDASARLWATDGVYDVDGWRMQGRADVHAMISSEAHQKLVKKGCSHFLGPCVVTVTGDEAVAVCESLVLVRDGDGYRVWRATAHHFALRRIDEQWQITTRTSRVLDGNPDAHALLLKGLAGAP; the protein is encoded by the coding sequence GTGACGGACTTGGCGGAATTGGCAGCCCGGCTGCGCCGGCTCGAAGACGACCGCGACATCCGGCAGTTGATCGCGTCCTACGGCCCCGCGGTCGACGCCGGCGACCCGGATGCCAGCGCGCGCCTGTGGGCCACCGACGGCGTGTACGACGTCGACGGCTGGCGCATGCAGGGCCGGGCCGATGTGCACGCGATGATCAGCTCGGAGGCCCACCAGAAGCTGGTGAAGAAGGGCTGCTCGCACTTCCTCGGGCCGTGCGTCGTCACGGTCACCGGTGACGAGGCGGTGGCGGTGTGCGAATCCCTGGTGCTGGTACGCGACGGCGACGGATATCGGGTATGGCGCGCCACCGCACATCATTTCGCGCTGCGGCGCATCGACGAACAATGGCAGATCACCACTCGCACCAGCCGGGTGCTCGACGGCAATCCCGACGCGCACGCCTTGCTGTTGAAAGGCCTTGCGGGAGCACCCTAG
- a CDS encoding mycofactocin-coupled SDR family oxidoreductase, with protein sequence MTGLLDKVVVVTGAAKGTGRVHCQRFADEGADVIALDVAALADELAGTATEVESRGRRCVTGYADVSDLAAVTSAIDGGVAELGRLDVIIANAGIHAPGGPSWELDPRVWQRTLDINLTGAWHTVRAGVPHIGADGGSVVLISSTNGLRGTANTAHYTASKHAVVGLARTLANELGPRRIRVNTVHPGAVATPMVLNEQMYRKLRPDLANPTAADAAEVLQARNLLPVPWVEPVDIANAVVFLASDQGRYITGTQLVVDAGLTQKTT encoded by the coding sequence ATGACTGGATTACTCGACAAGGTCGTCGTGGTCACCGGCGCCGCCAAAGGCACCGGGCGGGTGCACTGTCAGCGCTTCGCCGACGAGGGTGCCGACGTGATTGCCCTCGATGTCGCCGCGCTGGCCGACGAGTTAGCCGGTACCGCAACGGAAGTCGAAAGTCGGGGCCGGCGCTGCGTCACAGGTTATGCGGATGTGAGCGACCTCGCGGCCGTGACGTCAGCGATTGACGGCGGAGTCGCCGAACTGGGCCGGCTCGACGTCATCATCGCCAACGCCGGTATCCACGCCCCGGGCGGCCCGTCCTGGGAACTCGACCCGCGGGTTTGGCAGCGCACGCTGGACATCAACCTCACCGGGGCGTGGCACACCGTCAGGGCGGGCGTGCCGCACATCGGGGCCGACGGCGGATCCGTCGTTCTGATCAGCTCCACCAACGGCCTTCGCGGCACCGCCAATACCGCCCACTACACGGCCAGCAAGCACGCGGTGGTCGGGCTGGCCCGCACGCTGGCCAACGAGCTGGGGCCGCGACGCATCCGGGTCAACACCGTGCACCCGGGGGCGGTCGCGACACCGATGGTGCTCAACGAGCAGATGTACCGGAAGCTGCGGCCCGATCTGGCCAACCCGACGGCGGCCGACGCCGCCGAGGTGCTGCAGGCGCGCAACCTGCTGCCGGTCCCTTGGGTGGAGCCCGTCGATATCGCCAACGCGGTGGTGTTCCTGGCCTCCGATCAGGGCCGCTATATCACCGGCACGCAGCTCGTCGTCGACGCCGGCCTGACCCAGAAGACGACATGA
- a CDS encoding flavin-containing monooxygenase translates to MTESLDVVVVGAGFAGLYALHKLRAQGLSVRVLEAAPEIGGTWYYNRYPGARCDVESVDYCYSFSDELQQEWNWTEKYATQSEILDYLNWVAEKLDLRRDIVFDTRVVSAVFDETTLHWTLHTDTGLALSARFAVMATGPLSAAMTPNFPGLDTFAGETHHTAHWPREPVDFTGKRVAVIGTGSSGIQSIPIIAEQAAHLYVFQRTANYSVPAGNAALSADELDEIKAGYAQRRRLSWRSGGGSPHLTAAKPAMEFTPAERRAAFERRWELGGVLFSKTFPDQMTDLEANEEARKFYEEKVRAVIDDPAVADLLIPTDHPIGTKRICTDSNYFQTFNRPNVSLISVRDTPIDSIDAAGINAGDTHYDLDMIVLATGFDAMTGALGSIDIVGRGGATLRADWAHGPRTYLGMGVDGFPNLFLISGPGAPAVLANMVLHAEAQVDWIAQAIGYLDSHGWAAIEAGVDSVDGWGAECARRAETTLFTKANSWYMGANVPGKPRGFMLFVGGFATYNDICAEVAGADYRGFDLIKQ, encoded by the coding sequence GTGACTGAATCTCTCGACGTGGTCGTGGTGGGCGCCGGTTTCGCCGGCCTATATGCCTTGCACAAGCTGCGCGCGCAGGGGCTCTCGGTGCGGGTGCTCGAGGCCGCGCCCGAGATCGGCGGGACCTGGTACTACAACCGGTATCCGGGCGCGCGCTGCGACGTCGAGAGCGTCGACTACTGCTACTCGTTCTCCGACGAACTCCAGCAGGAGTGGAACTGGACGGAGAAGTACGCCACCCAATCCGAGATCCTGGACTACCTGAACTGGGTGGCCGAAAAGCTCGACCTGCGCCGCGACATCGTCTTCGACACCCGCGTCGTCTCCGCCGTGTTCGACGAGACGACACTGCACTGGACGCTGCACACCGACACCGGCTTGGCGCTCTCGGCGCGGTTCGCCGTGATGGCGACCGGGCCGTTGTCGGCCGCGATGACCCCGAATTTCCCCGGCCTGGATACCTTTGCCGGCGAGACCCACCACACCGCACACTGGCCGCGGGAACCGGTCGACTTCACCGGCAAGCGGGTGGCGGTCATCGGCACCGGATCGTCTGGCATCCAATCGATTCCGATCATTGCCGAGCAAGCCGCGCATCTGTACGTGTTTCAGCGCACCGCGAACTACAGCGTCCCGGCCGGCAACGCAGCGTTGTCGGCCGACGAGCTCGACGAGATCAAGGCCGGCTACGCGCAGCGGCGCCGGTTGTCGTGGCGCAGTGGCGGCGGCTCGCCGCACCTTACGGCCGCGAAGCCGGCGATGGAATTCACCCCAGCGGAGCGGCGCGCGGCATTCGAAAGACGATGGGAGCTGGGCGGGGTGCTGTTCTCGAAGACATTCCCGGACCAGATGACCGACCTGGAAGCCAACGAGGAGGCTCGCAAGTTCTACGAGGAGAAGGTCCGCGCGGTGATCGACGATCCGGCGGTTGCCGACCTGCTGATCCCCACCGACCATCCGATCGGGACAAAGCGAATCTGTACCGACAGCAACTACTTTCAAACGTTCAACCGGCCCAACGTTTCGCTGATCAGTGTCCGTGACACGCCGATCGACTCGATCGACGCCGCGGGAATCAACGCGGGAGATACGCACTACGACCTGGACATGATCGTGCTGGCAACGGGTTTCGATGCGATGACCGGGGCGCTGGGCAGCATCGACATCGTCGGGCGTGGCGGTGCCACGCTGCGCGCGGACTGGGCCCACGGACCGCGCACCTATCTCGGAATGGGCGTCGACGGGTTCCCCAATCTCTTCCTGATCTCGGGCCCGGGCGCTCCCGCCGTGCTCGCGAACATGGTGCTGCACGCCGAAGCCCAGGTGGACTGGATCGCCCAGGCGATCGGCTACCTCGACAGCCATGGGTGGGCCGCGATCGAAGCAGGCGTGGACAGCGTGGACGGTTGGGGCGCCGAATGCGCCCGTCGTGCCGAGACGACCTTGTTCACCAAGGCGAACTCCTGGTACATGGGCGCCAACGTCCCTGGAAAGCCCAGGGGCTTCATGCTGTTCGTCGGCGGATTCGCCACCTACAACGACATCTGCGCCGAGGTCGCCGGCGCCGACTACCGCGGCTTCGATCTAATCAAGCAATGA
- a CDS encoding 2Fe-2S iron-sulfur cluster-binding protein, with amino-acid sequence MADVAHLELELDGRRHRLRWPRGQILIDLLLDAGIDAPHSCREGRCGSCVATVVAGEVEMAACEVLGPEDVREGLILACQARPVSAAVHIEF; translated from the coding sequence ATGGCAGACGTTGCACACCTAGAGCTCGAGCTGGACGGGCGCCGCCACCGGTTGCGCTGGCCGCGCGGCCAGATCCTGATCGATCTGTTGCTGGACGCTGGCATCGACGCGCCGCACTCGTGCCGGGAAGGCCGCTGCGGTTCGTGCGTGGCGACCGTCGTGGCCGGAGAAGTCGAGATGGCGGCGTGCGAGGTGCTGGGACCCGAGGATGTGCGGGAAGGCCTGATTCTGGCGTGCCAGGCCAGGCCGGTGAGTGCGGCTGTGCACATCGAGTTCTGA
- a CDS encoding acyl-CoA dehydrogenase family protein produces the protein MSDRVLDQVVAMADQLRDQAAEAEQIGRLTDDTVKLMKGAGLIRLLQTKQYQGFEVHPREFAETTMATAALDPAAGWIVGVVGVHPYQLAYADPKVAAEIWADDVDTWMASPYAPQGVAKPVDGGYLFTGRWQFSSGTDHCDWIILGAMRGDEKGIPLMPPQMLHMILPRKDYEIVEDSWNVVGLRGTGSKDVIVKDAFVPSYRTMDATKVMDGTAQREAGMTEPLYLMPWSTMFPLGISAATIGIAEGALAAHLDYQRERVGATGTAIKDDPYVMHAIGEAAADINAARQELLANADRIYDMVAAGKEVSFADRAAGRRTQVRAVWRAVSAVDEIFARSGGNAARMDKPLQRYWRDVHVGQMHAIHVPGTTYHAAALSSLGVEPPEGPLRALI, from the coding sequence ATGAGCGACCGGGTACTCGACCAGGTAGTGGCGATGGCGGACCAATTGCGCGACCAGGCCGCCGAGGCCGAACAAATTGGCCGGCTTACCGACGACACCGTCAAGCTGATGAAGGGCGCCGGCCTGATCCGGCTGCTACAGACCAAGCAATACCAAGGCTTCGAGGTCCACCCCCGCGAGTTCGCCGAGACGACGATGGCCACCGCGGCATTGGATCCGGCCGCCGGCTGGATCGTCGGCGTGGTGGGCGTGCACCCCTACCAGTTGGCCTACGCGGACCCGAAGGTCGCCGCCGAGATCTGGGCCGACGATGTCGACACCTGGATGGCCTCCCCGTACGCGCCGCAAGGTGTGGCGAAGCCCGTCGACGGCGGCTACCTCTTCACCGGCCGCTGGCAGTTCAGCTCGGGCACCGACCATTGCGACTGGATCATCCTGGGCGCGATGCGCGGCGACGAAAAAGGCATTCCGTTGATGCCGCCGCAGATGCTGCACATGATCCTGCCGCGCAAGGATTACGAGATCGTCGAGGACTCGTGGAATGTGGTGGGGCTGCGCGGAACCGGCTCCAAGGACGTGATCGTCAAGGATGCGTTCGTCCCGAGCTACCGGACGATGGACGCCACCAAGGTGATGGACGGCACCGCCCAGCGCGAGGCCGGCATGACCGAGCCGCTGTATCTGATGCCGTGGTCGACGATGTTCCCGCTGGGCATCTCCGCGGCCACCATCGGCATTGCCGAGGGAGCGCTCGCCGCGCACCTGGACTATCAGCGCGAGCGTGTGGGTGCCACCGGAACCGCGATCAAGGACGATCCGTACGTCATGCACGCGATCGGTGAGGCCGCCGCCGACATCAACGCCGCCCGCCAGGAACTGCTGGCCAACGCCGACCGGATCTACGACATGGTCGCGGCCGGCAAGGAGGTGTCGTTCGCCGATCGCGCGGCCGGCCGCCGGACGCAGGTGCGCGCGGTGTGGCGCGCGGTGTCGGCCGTTGACGAGATCTTCGCCCGCTCGGGCGGCAACGCGGCGCGAATGGACAAGCCGCTGCAGCGGTATTGGCGTGACGTCCACGTCGGGCAGATGCATGCCATCCATGTCCCCGGCACCACCTATCACGCCGCAGCACTGAGTTCCCTTGGCGTCGAACCGCCCGAGGGTCCGCTGCGGGCGTTGATCTGA
- the bphC gene encoding biphenyl-2,3-diol 1,2-dioxygenase, with amino-acid sequence MTDLKSLGYITISTNDIDRWRRFAFGVLGFAEGKGPDESALYLRMDERAARLIVLPGETDRVLTIGWEVRDHPALQRVKATLDGAGVPFKQLSVEEAEARRVEEVITFDDPAGTTLEVFHGAVLDHSPVVTPFGARFVTGDQGLGHVVVPAMDPNGVFDFYTDVLGFRSRGAFRVPLPKEFGPVRVRFLGINERHHSMALVPAAHMRDPRLVHIMVEVDALDAVGQALDRVNAEGFQLSSTLGRHTNDKMISFYVRAPGDWDIEFGTEGMRVDENYYTAEEITADSYWGHQWVGEMPAAMRL; translated from the coding sequence ATGACGGACCTGAAAAGCCTTGGCTACATCACCATTTCGACCAACGACATCGACCGATGGCGCCGCTTCGCGTTCGGCGTGCTGGGTTTCGCCGAGGGCAAGGGCCCCGACGAGTCCGCACTCTATCTGCGGATGGACGAGCGCGCGGCGCGGCTGATCGTGCTGCCGGGTGAGACCGATCGGGTGCTCACGATCGGCTGGGAGGTACGCGACCACCCGGCGCTGCAGCGGGTCAAAGCGACCCTCGACGGGGCCGGGGTGCCGTTCAAGCAGCTGTCGGTCGAGGAGGCCGAGGCCCGGCGGGTGGAAGAGGTGATCACGTTCGACGACCCGGCCGGCACCACACTCGAGGTGTTCCACGGGGCGGTGCTCGATCACAGCCCGGTCGTCACCCCGTTCGGCGCAAGATTCGTCACCGGCGATCAGGGCCTGGGCCACGTGGTGGTGCCCGCGATGGATCCCAACGGCGTGTTCGACTTCTACACCGACGTCCTCGGTTTCCGGTCACGCGGCGCGTTCCGGGTACCGCTGCCGAAAGAGTTTGGCCCGGTACGGGTTCGCTTCCTCGGGATCAACGAACGTCACCACAGCATGGCGCTGGTGCCGGCCGCGCATATGCGCGACCCACGCCTGGTGCACATCATGGTCGAGGTCGACGCCCTTGACGCGGTCGGACAGGCACTAGACCGAGTCAACGCCGAAGGCTTCCAATTGTCGTCGACGCTGGGCCGCCACACCAACGACAAGATGATCTCCTTCTACGTCCGGGCGCCCGGTGATTGGGACATAGAGTTCGGCACCGAAGGCATGCGGGTCGACGAAAATTATTACACCGCAGAGGAAATCACCGCCGACAGCTACTGGGGCCACCAGTGGGTCGGCGAAATGCCCGCGGCGATGCGGCTATGA
- a CDS encoding FAD-dependent oxidoreductase, with amino-acid sequence MTPDTDVTPVAASSITAWDHEADVVIAGYGVAGAAAAVEAARSGADVLVLERTGSWGGAAAMAGGFIYLGGGTPLQKACGFSDSVDNMAAFLNVAMGPGADADRIADYCAGSVAHFDWLVGCGVPFKAEFFSEPGWEPMGDQGLMYSGGENSYPFNTIATPAPRGHVPQMQNKKQGEASAGYMLMKPLVETATAAGARALYDVRVQCLIVESDGRVVGIRARQYGTEMTIRARTGVVLATGSFAYNDAMVARYAPRIAGRPAASIEQHDGQAIRMAQALGADLAHMDATEVAIFIDPQQLVRGILVNGRGQRYVAEDTYPGRVGQLTLYHQDNTAYLIIDSDAQDEAMASWSPKFMLREATWVADTVADLERDIGLAPGSLQATVAAYNEGAARGEDPLLHKKPEWIKPIGTPVGAIDLRENTGGFTLGGLATTLDAEVLHVSGEPIPGLFAAGRSTAGLAAWGYASGVSLGDGSFYGRRAGRSAAKG; translated from the coding sequence ATGACCCCTGACACCGACGTGACGCCGGTTGCGGCGTCGTCGATCACCGCATGGGATCACGAAGCCGACGTCGTCATCGCGGGGTACGGCGTCGCGGGTGCGGCGGCCGCGGTCGAAGCGGCCCGCTCCGGGGCTGACGTTCTGGTCTTGGAGCGCACCGGCTCCTGGGGCGGCGCGGCGGCGATGGCCGGCGGGTTCATCTACCTCGGCGGTGGCACACCGTTGCAAAAGGCTTGTGGCTTCAGCGATTCCGTCGACAACATGGCGGCGTTCCTCAACGTGGCAATGGGGCCGGGCGCCGACGCGGACCGCATCGCCGACTACTGCGCCGGCAGCGTCGCCCATTTCGATTGGCTGGTCGGCTGCGGCGTGCCATTCAAGGCGGAGTTTTTCTCCGAGCCCGGCTGGGAGCCGATGGGTGATCAGGGCCTGATGTACAGCGGCGGCGAAAACTCCTACCCGTTCAACACCATCGCCACCCCCGCGCCACGCGGCCACGTGCCGCAGATGCAGAACAAGAAGCAGGGCGAAGCCAGTGCCGGCTACATGCTGATGAAGCCCCTCGTCGAAACCGCAACCGCGGCAGGCGCTCGCGCGCTCTACGACGTGCGGGTGCAGTGTCTGATCGTCGAGTCCGACGGCCGGGTCGTCGGCATCCGGGCCCGTCAGTACGGCACCGAGATGACGATCCGGGCGCGCACCGGCGTGGTGCTCGCGACGGGAAGCTTCGCCTACAACGACGCGATGGTGGCGCGTTACGCGCCGCGGATCGCCGGACGACCGGCCGCGTCAATCGAGCAGCACGACGGGCAGGCAATCCGGATGGCGCAGGCGCTCGGCGCCGATCTGGCCCACATGGACGCCACCGAGGTCGCGATCTTCATCGACCCACAGCAGCTGGTGCGCGGAATTCTGGTCAACGGCCGCGGTCAGCGCTATGTCGCCGAGGACACCTACCCGGGCCGCGTCGGACAGCTCACGCTCTACCACCAGGACAACACCGCCTACCTGATCATCGACAGCGATGCCCAGGACGAGGCGATGGCGTCGTGGTCGCCCAAGTTCATGCTGCGGGAGGCGACCTGGGTCGCCGACACCGTCGCCGACTTGGAGCGCGACATCGGCCTGGCACCCGGCTCACTGCAGGCAACGGTCGCCGCCTACAACGAGGGCGCTGCGCGCGGTGAGGATCCACTGCTGCACAAGAAGCCGGAGTGGATCAAGCCGATCGGCACCCCGGTCGGCGCGATCGACCTGCGCGAGAACACCGGCGGCTTCACCTTGGGTGGGCTGGCCACCACGCTGGATGCCGAGGTGCTGCACGTCAGCGGCGAACCCATCCCGGGGCTGTTCGCCGCGGGCCGTTCGACCGCCGGGCTGGCCGCCTGGGGTTATGCCAGCGGTGTCTCACTCGGTGACGGCAGCTTCTACGGTCGCCGCGCCGGGCGGTCGGCCGCCAAGGGCTGA
- a CDS encoding IclR family transcriptional regulator encodes MSGTVRSVATAEPSTPTAVIDRISLVLDAFDGPGRLTLAQIVRRTGLPRSSAHRMLERLVQLRWLRRSGRDYELGMRLVELGSLAVHQDRLVRAAGPLLGELHRATGLVAHLAVLDGPDVVYLDKVGDRRADAIPTRVGGRQPAHCTAVGKAILAYRGEDADADLQVRRTKYSVSTSSQLAAELAKVRAHGVAFEREESLLGFGCVAAPIGGPGEAVAAVSVCGPMSRMMFDQRLTAPVRMTAMGIWRNVEDGPRRVAPTLQPLRPLLPQRHRPAPALQYA; translated from the coding sequence ATGTCAGGGACCGTGCGCTCCGTCGCGACCGCAGAACCGAGCACTCCCACGGCCGTCATCGACCGCATTTCGCTGGTCCTCGACGCATTCGACGGCCCGGGGCGGCTGACCCTGGCCCAGATCGTGCGGCGCACCGGCCTGCCGCGTTCCTCGGCGCACCGGATGCTCGAGCGTCTGGTGCAACTGCGCTGGCTGCGCCGCAGCGGGCGCGACTACGAGCTCGGGATGCGCCTGGTGGAACTCGGGTCGCTGGCCGTGCATCAGGACCGCCTGGTGCGTGCGGCCGGTCCGCTGCTGGGCGAATTGCACCGCGCCACCGGGCTGGTCGCACACCTGGCGGTGCTGGACGGACCCGATGTGGTCTACCTCGACAAGGTCGGGGACCGACGGGCCGACGCGATCCCCACCCGGGTCGGCGGCCGGCAACCCGCGCATTGCACCGCCGTGGGCAAGGCGATCCTGGCCTACCGCGGCGAGGATGCCGACGCCGATCTTCAGGTCCGCAGGACCAAGTACTCCGTTTCCACCAGCTCCCAGCTGGCCGCCGAATTGGCCAAGGTGCGCGCCCATGGGGTGGCGTTCGAGCGCGAGGAGTCGCTGCTCGGATTCGGTTGTGTCGCAGCGCCGATCGGCGGCCCGGGCGAGGCCGTCGCGGCGGTATCGGTGTGCGGGCCGATGAGCCGCATGATGTTCGATCAGCGACTGACCGCACCGGTACGCATGACGGCGATGGGCATCTGGCGCAACGTCGAGGACGGTCCGCGACGGGTGGCACCTACGCTGCAGCCGCTACGTCCGCTGCTTCCCCAGCGTCACCGTCCCGCGCCCGCGCTGCAATACGCGTGA
- a CDS encoding SDR family NAD(P)-dependent oxidoreductase produces MSPFAGGVAVITGAGSGIGAGLARHAATLGMTVVLADINADAVAALREELCTAAGSAVDVVCDVRDPDAVQQLAERTYRDIGAVRLLVNNAGVEQFDYLWDTPVANWQRVVDINVSGVFHGVRAFLPKMMATDQPAWVWNLSSVGGVVAIPLQAPYIVSKHAVLALTECLYLDVQSAGHGHHIHVQAVLPGAVKSNIFESAGGVDPGAGGDDAVAEAQRAAMLDVKAAAMDPAAAAATIFEQAAEGRFYLLTEPEYVGTAMTERANVLAAQSHPSL; encoded by the coding sequence GTGAGCCCGTTCGCCGGCGGCGTCGCAGTCATCACTGGGGCCGGCTCCGGTATCGGCGCGGGCCTGGCCCGCCATGCGGCCACGCTGGGAATGACGGTGGTGCTCGCCGACATCAATGCCGACGCTGTTGCCGCCCTGCGCGAAGAGCTCTGTACCGCAGCAGGATCGGCGGTCGACGTGGTCTGCGACGTGCGTGATCCGGACGCGGTCCAGCAACTGGCCGAGCGCACCTATCGCGACATCGGAGCGGTGCGGCTACTGGTCAACAACGCGGGCGTGGAGCAGTTCGATTATCTGTGGGACACGCCGGTGGCCAACTGGCAGCGGGTCGTCGACATCAACGTCAGCGGGGTGTTCCATGGCGTGCGTGCTTTTCTGCCGAAGATGATGGCCACCGACCAGCCCGCGTGGGTGTGGAATCTGTCGTCGGTCGGCGGCGTGGTCGCAATTCCGTTGCAGGCGCCCTACATCGTGAGCAAGCACGCGGTGCTGGCGTTGACGGAGTGCCTGTATCTCGATGTGCAGTCGGCCGGGCATGGCCACCACATTCATGTGCAGGCGGTGTTACCGGGGGCGGTGAAATCCAACATCTTCGAGTCGGCCGGCGGTGTCGACCCCGGCGCGGGTGGCGACGACGCCGTCGCCGAGGCGCAGCGCGCGGCGATGCTAGACGTCAAGGCCGCGGCGATGGATCCGGCGGCGGCCGCGGCGACGATCTTCGAGCAGGCCGCCGAGGGACGGTTCTACTTACTCACCGAGCCCGAGTATGTCGGGACGGCAATGACCGAGCGGGCGAATGTGCTCGCGGCACAAAGTCATCCGTCGCTCTGA
- a CDS encoding ferredoxin, producing MALDSPVRQDNRLHEMPMLPVACGSCGARVLVRKSTWNQTSVQWNADATGRCTERAEVLKVSAHAGRGVFLVCSALRESIVEAVRDGDLAIVDETVGAITPLA from the coding sequence ATGGCGCTCGATTCGCCGGTGCGGCAGGACAATCGGCTCCACGAGATGCCGATGCTGCCCGTGGCGTGCGGCAGCTGCGGCGCGCGGGTGCTGGTCCGCAAGAGCACCTGGAACCAAACCAGCGTGCAGTGGAACGCCGACGCCACGGGCCGGTGCACCGAGCGGGCCGAAGTCCTGAAGGTGTCGGCGCACGCCGGCCGTGGGGTGTTTCTGGTGTGTTCGGCCCTGCGCGAGTCGATTGTCGAGGCGGTGCGCGACGGCGATCTGGCTATCGTCGATGAAACAGTCGGTGCTATAACGCCCTTGGCTTGA